The following coding sequences lie in one Alloacidobacterium dinghuense genomic window:
- a CDS encoding DHA2 family efflux MFS transporter permease subunit — translation MDDAPTQDFDPRDATGGVNPWLIAVSVMLATFMEVLDTAIASVALPYIAGSLSASTDEATWVLTSYLVANAVILPASNWFALRFGRKRFLIICVIIFTIASFFCGAAPSLGFILIARIVQGAGGGALQPLSQAILLESFPPKKRAAAMAVFAFGVVVAPILGPTLGGWLTDTYSWRYAFYINIPIGVLAVFMISRFVHDPPYIKHAKAGPFDNIGFGLLAVWIGCLQVVLDKGQEDDWFGAIWIRWAVAAVVVGFVWFIIHSLRKKNPLVNLRALKDWNFAVGCSLMLVFGLSVYSTITVLPLFYQEVLGYTAFTAGWVVGPRGFGAIAAMPVVGILGSRIDARYLLTFGFMIFGITSLIFGNVTTDISPTTLLWPIIITGFALSFVFVPITTQAYGTLSNEQIGNASGIFNLVRNIGGSIGISVAQTMITRRADLHQHDLANSIPRSSYWLQQRMSSMTTYLGHQTNPGNAAAASQAQLYQQLGHQSLLWAFVDVFRYIALTCFGCIVLVWLFRRIKPGKKAPAGAH, via the coding sequence ATGGACGACGCTCCAACCCAAGATTTCGACCCGCGGGACGCGACTGGGGGAGTAAACCCTTGGCTGATCGCCGTTTCCGTCATGCTGGCCACCTTCATGGAGGTGCTGGACACCGCCATCGCCTCGGTCGCCCTCCCGTACATCGCCGGATCTCTGTCTGCCTCGACCGACGAAGCGACATGGGTCCTGACCAGCTATCTGGTCGCCAACGCGGTCATTCTCCCGGCCAGCAACTGGTTTGCCCTCCGCTTCGGGCGCAAGCGCTTTCTCATCATCTGCGTCATCATTTTCACCATCGCCTCATTTTTCTGCGGAGCCGCGCCCTCCCTCGGCTTCATCCTCATCGCCCGCATTGTTCAGGGAGCAGGCGGGGGAGCCCTGCAGCCGCTCTCGCAAGCTATTCTGCTGGAGAGCTTTCCGCCCAAAAAGAGGGCCGCTGCCATGGCCGTCTTCGCTTTCGGCGTGGTAGTCGCGCCAATCCTCGGCCCCACCCTGGGTGGGTGGCTTACGGACACCTATAGCTGGCGCTACGCTTTTTACATCAATATTCCAATCGGTGTCCTGGCCGTTTTCATGATCAGCCGCTTCGTCCACGACCCGCCGTACATCAAGCATGCCAAGGCCGGCCCGTTCGATAATATCGGCTTCGGCCTCTTGGCCGTCTGGATAGGATGCCTCCAGGTTGTCCTCGACAAGGGCCAGGAGGACGACTGGTTTGGCGCCATCTGGATCCGCTGGGCGGTCGCCGCTGTGGTGGTCGGCTTCGTCTGGTTCATCATCCACTCGTTGCGGAAAAAGAATCCTCTGGTCAATCTCCGCGCCCTGAAGGATTGGAACTTCGCTGTCGGCTGTTCGCTGATGCTCGTCTTCGGCCTGAGTGTTTATTCCACCATCACCGTCCTCCCGCTCTTCTACCAGGAGGTTCTCGGATATACCGCCTTTACCGCTGGCTGGGTCGTGGGGCCGCGCGGTTTTGGAGCTATCGCCGCCATGCCTGTCGTCGGCATCCTGGGCAGCAGGATCGACGCGCGCTACCTGCTCACGTTTGGCTTTATGATCTTCGGCATTACCTCGCTGATCTTCGGGAATGTCACCACCGACATCAGCCCGACGACTCTGCTTTGGCCCATTATCATTACAGGATTTGCCCTGAGCTTCGTCTTCGTGCCGATTACTACTCAGGCCTACGGCACGCTCAGTAACGAGCAGATCGGGAACGCAAGCGGCATCTTCAATCTGGTGCGCAACATCGGAGGTTCGATCGGGATATCCGTCGCGCAGACCATGATTACCCGTCGCGCAGACCTCCACCAGCACGACCTCGCGAATTCCATTCCCCGTTCCAGCTACTGGCTCCAGCAGAGAATGAGTAGCATGACCACGTATCTAGGCCATCAGACAAATCCGGGCAATGCCGCAGCCGCCAGCCAGGCGCAGCTTTACCAGCAGCTGGGTCATCAGTCGCTGCTCTGGGCCTTTGTCGACGTCTTCCGCTACATCGCTCTGACCTGCTTTGGCTGCATCGTTCTCGTTTGGCTCTTCCGCAGGATCAAGCCCGGCAAGAAAGCTCCGGCAGGCGCCCATTGA
- a CDS encoding methyltransferase regulatory domain-containing protein, translating to MSPQNVYDAVEYPGFPYAHTHPDQLAVMSLLYGLEPAPVAGCRVLEVACNEGANIIPMAYAIPGAEFVGFDLAPECIARGQARVRELGLKNIRIFQADLLKVGPELGEFDYIIAHGLYAWVPEPVRDRLLALCGELLKPNGVAFVSYNALPGSHLRQMFREMMVFRTQGIIDPEEQIKTGIEFIAALAETRKEGDVYKTLFEEHLKRLRVKNWNAVYHDDFSPVYHPVYFSQFIEHAAKHGLQYLTEAELVVPTDPCFRAGFQSVIQSVSADMLAQEQMLDFARMRMYRETLLCRAHHPLKRRFPPDSFHRLRFASSAVSEPGEEASSRFYTLTGGKKFHCTHPATIAIMEKLVAAWPHTLSYDNLMPTLEEHGLTQPDQAAMLLLQLAITQMIELHAWNPPLASGISDRPRATATSRLDTGTRDSTATLWHTQVDLSDPIGRHCLQLLDGTRNRAALLEALKARFPETPVEELEQRMEPNLRFVYRAGLLEG from the coding sequence TTGTCCCCACAGAACGTCTACGACGCCGTCGAGTATCCCGGATTCCCCTACGCCCACACCCATCCCGACCAGCTCGCCGTCATGTCGCTGCTTTATGGGCTTGAGCCCGCCCCCGTAGCCGGCTGCCGCGTTCTCGAAGTCGCCTGCAATGAGGGCGCGAACATCATCCCCATGGCCTACGCCATTCCCGGAGCCGAATTCGTCGGCTTCGACCTCGCGCCGGAGTGCATCGCGCGCGGACAGGCGCGTGTCCGCGAACTCGGTCTCAAGAACATTCGCATCTTCCAGGCCGATCTGCTCAAAGTGGGTCCGGAGCTGGGCGAATTCGACTACATCATCGCCCACGGTCTCTACGCCTGGGTGCCCGAACCGGTCCGCGACCGCCTGCTTGCGCTCTGCGGCGAGCTGCTCAAGCCCAACGGAGTCGCCTTCGTCAGCTACAACGCGCTCCCCGGCAGCCATCTGCGCCAGATGTTCCGCGAAATGATGGTCTTTCGCACGCAGGGCATCATCGATCCGGAAGAGCAGATCAAGACGGGAATCGAATTCATCGCGGCGCTCGCGGAAACACGCAAGGAAGGCGATGTCTACAAGACGCTGTTTGAGGAGCATCTCAAGCGCCTGCGCGTCAAGAACTGGAACGCCGTCTATCACGACGACTTCAGCCCCGTCTATCACCCGGTCTACTTCTCCCAGTTCATCGAGCACGCGGCGAAGCACGGACTGCAATACCTCACTGAAGCCGAACTGGTCGTACCCACCGATCCTTGTTTCAGAGCAGGCTTTCAGAGCGTCATCCAATCCGTCTCCGCTGACATGCTGGCGCAGGAGCAGATGCTCGACTTCGCCCGCATGCGCATGTATCGAGAAACGCTGCTCTGCCGCGCCCACCATCCGCTCAAGCGCAGGTTTCCGCCCGATTCCTTCCACCGCCTGCGCTTCGCATCATCAGCTGTCAGCGAGCCGGGCGAGGAAGCGTCCTCGCGCTTTTACACGCTCACCGGCGGCAAGAAGTTCCACTGCACGCACCCGGCAACCATCGCCATCATGGAAAAGCTGGTCGCAGCATGGCCTCATACCTTGAGCTATGACAACCTGATGCCGACGCTCGAAGAGCATGGCCTCACCCAACCCGACCAGGCAGCCATGCTGCTCCTGCAACTGGCAATTACGCAAATGATCGAGCTGCATGCATGGAATCCGCCCCTGGCCAGCGGCATCTCCGACCGTCCCCGCGCCACCGCCACCAGCCGCCTCGACACCGGCACGCGCGACTCCACCGCAACCCTATGGCACACGCAGGTCGATCTCTCGGATCCCATCGGTCGCCACTGCCTGCAACTGCTTGACGGCACGCGCAATCGCGCCGCCCTCCTCGAAGCCCTGAAAGCGAGATTTCCGGAGACACCTGTCGAAGAACTGGAGCAGAGAATGGAGCCAAACCTGCGCTTTGTTTATCGCGCCGGTCTACTCGAAGGTTAG
- a CDS encoding alpha/beta fold hydrolase, whose product MARRRGLLARIIVNLVFSSATVGVAYAQPTAVPSGNAPGSGLTMYYEIHGAIQDVERPLILIEGGADLSGMFGAIMPELAKNRHAIAADLETQGRRADIDRLFSFEALEDVAAFVLRLSIENVDVMGYSFGGELALRVAIPHPGIVRKLVAGAAIFHRDSCIKELRACFPRVKDSRETTDLRSAVGADSGAERQHAESDRIIELFLRGSAERLHLFRRG is encoded by the coding sequence ATGGCACGCAGAAGGGGTCTCCTGGCAAGGATCATCGTTAATCTGGTTTTCTCGTCGGCGACAGTAGGCGTCGCCTATGCGCAGCCGACTGCGGTTCCATCGGGAAACGCTCCGGGTAGCGGCCTGACAATGTATTACGAGATTCACGGCGCGATTCAGGATGTGGAGCGGCCACTGATCCTGATCGAAGGAGGGGCGGACCTAAGCGGGATGTTCGGCGCGATCATGCCGGAGCTTGCTAAGAACAGGCACGCGATTGCTGCGGACCTCGAGACGCAGGGACGCAGAGCCGACATTGACCGTCTGTTCAGTTTTGAAGCGCTGGAAGATGTGGCCGCTTTTGTGTTGCGTCTCAGTATCGAGAATGTGGACGTGATGGGCTATTCCTTTGGCGGCGAACTTGCGCTCCGCGTGGCGATTCCGCATCCCGGCATCGTTAGAAAGCTGGTAGCTGGCGCTGCAATATTTCATCGCGATTCTTGTATAAAGGAGTTGAGAGCCTGCTTTCCCCGTGTCAAAGATTCAAGAGAAACGACCGATCTCAGGTCAGCCGTCGGAGCCGATTCCGGAGCAGAGCGGCAACACGCGGAGAGCGATCGCATTATCGAGCTTTTTCTTCGCGGTTCTGCAGAGCGTTTGCACCTTTTTCGCCGCGGTTGA
- a CDS encoding carbonic anhydrase, translating into MKHLVHGYLRFRKDVFPQRKDNFHLLAERQAPDVLFITCADSRVVPDLILQTEPGDLFICRNAGNVVPPFGEAAGGVSATVEYAVEVLKVKHVILCGHSDCGAVKAVLDKKDMSRLPMTSKWLKYVEATWQYREPGDPIGDKKAQHTALIHANIVAQLHNLKTHPEIAAGLAKETLQVHGWYYDIMSGAIEVYDQHARRFGPLEDSI; encoded by the coding sequence ATGAAGCATCTTGTTCACGGCTATCTGCGGTTTCGCAAGGATGTCTTTCCGCAGCGGAAGGACAATTTTCATCTGCTGGCGGAGCGTCAGGCTCCTGATGTGTTGTTCATTACCTGTGCCGACTCGCGGGTTGTTCCTGATCTGATTCTGCAGACGGAGCCGGGAGATTTATTTATCTGCCGGAATGCCGGGAACGTTGTGCCTCCCTTTGGCGAGGCGGCTGGGGGTGTTTCGGCGACGGTGGAATACGCTGTCGAAGTTCTCAAGGTGAAGCATGTGATCCTGTGCGGCCATTCGGATTGCGGGGCGGTGAAGGCTGTTCTCGACAAGAAGGACATGAGCCGGCTTCCGATGACTTCCAAGTGGCTCAAGTATGTGGAGGCGACGTGGCAATACCGCGAGCCGGGCGACCCGATCGGTGACAAGAAAGCGCAGCATACAGCGCTGATCCATGCCAACATCGTCGCCCAGTTACACAACCTCAAGACGCATCCGGAAATTGCCGCCGGACTGGCTAAGGAAACCTTGCAGGTTCACGGCTGGTATTACGACATCATGAGCGGAGCGATCGAGGTCTATGACCAGCATGCGCGAAGGTTCGGGCCGCTCGAAGACTCGATCTGA